GTCGACCGTGCCGTCGCTGTTCGCCCGGACCGTGCCACCCGCGAGCCCGGCGATCTGCTGGGTCAGCTGGTCGCGCTGGTCGATCAGCTCGTTCGCGCTGCCACCGGACGCCAGGGTCCCGCGGATCCGGCCGTTCAGGTCGGCGACCTGCGCCGCAGCGTCGTTGAGCTGCCCGACCTGGGTGGCCGCGGTCGCCCGGGTCGTGGTCCACTGCGCGTCGACCGCCTTCGACCCGGCCGCCAGGGCGGAGGCCACCGCGGTCGCGCTCGAGATCACGGTCGAGGCCGCGCCGGCGTCGTCCGGGTGCGCCGCGAGGTCGCCCCACGACGACCAGAACGCGTCGAGCTTCGCGGAGAGACCGTCCTTGCCGGGCTCGTTCGTGCCGTCCTCGATCGCGGACAGGCCCGTCGCGCGGGTCTGCGCCCACGCCGAGGACCCGGTCGCGACGCGCATGCCGGCGTCGAGCGTCAGGGAGCCGAGCCGGGCGATGCCGTCGACGGAGACGCCCTGGCCGGCGAGGGCCGCGGTGCCGTGCACGAAGCCGGTCTGGACGACGGGGACGGACGACTGCGTGACGCGCTGCCGGGTGTACCCGGTGGTGCCGGCGTTCGCGATGTTCTGCCCGGTGACGTCGATGCCCGCGCGGGCGGCGGACAGGCCGGAGTACGCGGTCGCGAGGGATCCGAAGGTGCTCACCACGGTGCTACAGGGTCCCCTCGAACAGGCGGGCGCGCTCGGACCCGGCAGCGGGGACACCGGACGCGTCGTACGTCGCGGCGCCGGTGACCGACCCCGCGAGGGTCTCCTCGGTGGCCTGGGCGGCAGCGCGCAGGAAGCGGTCGTTCTCGTCGCGGAGGGAGCCGATCTGGGTGGTCAGCTCGACCATGGCGCCGAGGTGTGCGGCGAGGATCTCGCCCCAGGGGCCGTCCGGCGCCGCGGCGACGACGTCGCGCAGGGGAGCGTCGGAGGAGACACCCCACTCCTCGGCGACGACGG
The Curtobacterium citreum genome window above contains:
- a CDS encoding flagellar protein FlgN gives rise to the protein MSVNDLSAVLWRERELLELLTFKLEEEQLLLAAGRSRWVSHASREVEQVLERLRSAGLERAASSAVVAEEWGVSSDAPLRDVVAAAPDGPWGEILAAHLGAMVELTTQIGSLRDENDRFLRAAAQATEETLAGSVTGAATYDASGVPAAGSERARLFEGTL